In the Geothermobacter ehrlichii genome, one interval contains:
- a CDS encoding acyl-CoA dehydrogenase family protein, whose translation MERKILKGGEYLIAESSCEDIFIPEEFTDEQRQIGETTEQFVTNEILPNFEEIEAGNFDLVVEAMAKAGELGLLMMDAPEEYGGLELDKATSMLVGEKIAPAGSFSVAFAAHTGIGTLPLIYYGTEEQKQKYLEKIISGEWCAAYCLTEPGSGSDALGAQATATLSEDGKYYILNGTKQFITNGGFAQLYTVFAKIDKEHFTAFLVERDFEGLVVGAEEKKLGIKGSSTTQIILDNCKVPVENVLGEIGKGHKIAFNVLNVGRFKLAAGVTGAAKMALVEGVKYANERKQFGKQISSFGAIQEKIANLTADIYASESLVYRLAGLLDTKLASIEKGIDNYYEEYQKAIEEYATECAISKVFCSEVLARTVDEVVQIHGGYGFVADYPAERYYRDERINRIFEGTNEINRLLIPGMILRKAMKGELPLQAEAMKAFESLMTPSFEELDESVPFAAEKQLLANLKTLFLILAGSGVQKYMNKLVDEQEILLAAADLAIQIFAIESAILRAEKVGPEATERKRRLLAAAVKVFCFNATEVAASAARRGAFYLEEGDTLTMLLSGVRRFTRYDASGLLQAKRELAQGAIEDEKYLF comes from the coding sequence ATGGAGCGAAAAATACTCAAGGGCGGCGAATATCTCATTGCCGAGAGCAGCTGCGAGGATATCTTCATCCCGGAGGAATTCACCGACGAGCAGCGGCAGATCGGCGAGACGACGGAACAGTTCGTCACCAACGAAATTCTGCCCAACTTCGAGGAGATCGAGGCGGGCAACTTCGATCTGGTGGTCGAAGCGATGGCCAAGGCAGGCGAACTCGGCCTGCTGATGATGGACGCGCCCGAGGAATACGGCGGGCTGGAACTGGACAAGGCGACCAGCATGCTGGTCGGGGAGAAGATCGCGCCGGCCGGTTCCTTCTCCGTCGCCTTCGCCGCCCATACCGGCATCGGCACTCTGCCGCTGATCTACTACGGCACCGAGGAGCAGAAGCAGAAATACCTGGAGAAGATCATCTCCGGCGAATGGTGCGCCGCTTACTGCCTGACCGAGCCGGGTTCCGGCTCCGACGCTCTCGGCGCCCAGGCGACCGCCACCCTCTCCGAGGACGGCAAGTACTACATCCTCAACGGCACCAAGCAGTTCATCACCAACGGCGGTTTCGCCCAGCTCTACACCGTGTTCGCCAAGATCGACAAGGAGCACTTCACCGCCTTTCTGGTCGAGCGTGATTTCGAGGGTCTGGTGGTCGGTGCCGAGGAGAAGAAACTCGGCATCAAGGGCTCGTCGACCACCCAGATCATTCTCGACAACTGCAAGGTGCCGGTCGAAAACGTACTCGGCGAGATCGGCAAGGGGCACAAGATCGCCTTCAACGTCCTCAACGTCGGCCGCTTCAAGCTGGCGGCCGGGGTCACCGGCGCCGCCAAGATGGCCCTGGTCGAAGGGGTCAAGTACGCCAACGAGCGCAAGCAGTTCGGCAAGCAGATCAGTTCCTTCGGTGCCATCCAGGAGAAGATTGCCAACCTGACCGCCGACATCTATGCCTCCGAATCCCTGGTCTACCGGCTGGCCGGTCTGCTCGACACCAAGCTGGCCTCCATCGAGAAGGGGATCGACAACTACTACGAGGAATACCAGAAGGCGATCGAGGAGTACGCTACCGAATGCGCCATTTCCAAGGTCTTCTGTTCCGAGGTGCTGGCGCGCACCGTCGACGAGGTGGTGCAGATTCACGGTGGTTACGGTTTTGTCGCCGATTATCCGGCCGAGCGCTACTACCGCGACGAGCGCATCAACCGCATCTTCGAGGGCACCAACGAGATCAACCGGCTGCTGATTCCGGGCATGATCCTGCGCAAGGCGATGAAGGGCGAGCTGCCGCTGCAGGCCGAGGCGATGAAGGCCTTCGAGTCGCTGATGACCCCCAGCTTCGAAGAGCTCGACGAGTCGGTGCCTTTCGCCGCCGAGAAGCAGCTGCTGGCCAATCTCAAGACCCTGTTCCTGATTCTGGCCGGCAGCGGCGTACAGAAGTACATGAACAAGCTGGTCGACGAGCAGGAGATCCTGTTGGCTGCCGCCGACCTGGCGATCCAGATCTTCGCCATCGAAAGCGCCATTCTGCGGGCGGAAAAGGTCGGTCCCGAAGCGACCGAGCGCAAGCGCCGGCTGCTCGCAGCAGCAGTCAAGGTCTTCTGTTTCAACGCCACCGAGGTGGCCGCCAGCGCCGCCCGTCGGGGCGCCTTCTATCTCGAGGAGGGCGACACCCTGACCATGCTCCTGTCCGGCGTGCGTCGCTTCACCCGCTATGACGCCAGCGGTCTGCTGCAGGCGAAGCGGGAGCTGGCGCAGGGGGCGATCGAGGACGAGAAGTATCTGTTTTAA
- a CDS encoding thiolase family protein produces the protein MNTAYILAAYRTPGCRAKKGKFKDMRPDDLGAAAIRGLIEKTGVDPEKIDDVILGCAFPEGEQGMNMAKVAASRAGLPYTVPGMTINRFCSSGLQSIAMAAERIMAGFADCIVAGGAESMTMIPMGGNKYSANPGLVSDWPETYASMGITAELVAQQYGISREDQDAFALASHQKAAAAIAEGRFEGEIIPVAVEQVAVVGNKVQKQLETVTIDDGVRQDTTLEGLAKLKPVFRQDGTVTAGNASQMTDGAAAALVVSERFLKELGKDPVARFVAFAVRGVPPEIMGIGPVEAIPAALEMAGLQQRDIDLIELNEAFAAQSLAVIRKLDLDPERINVNGGAIALGHPLGCTGAKLTATLLNELGRRGGRYGMVSMCIGGGMGGAGIFEKL, from the coding sequence ATGAACACGGCATACATTCTGGCAGCGTACCGGACTCCCGGTTGCCGGGCGAAAAAGGGAAAATTCAAGGACATGCGCCCGGATGATCTGGGGGCGGCGGCGATTCGCGGGCTGATCGAAAAGACCGGCGTCGATCCGGAAAAGATCGACGATGTCATTCTCGGCTGCGCCTTTCCCGAAGGCGAGCAGGGGATGAACATGGCCAAGGTGGCCGCCAGTCGCGCCGGACTGCCCTATACGGTTCCCGGCATGACCATCAACAGGTTCTGCTCGTCCGGCCTGCAGAGCATCGCCATGGCCGCCGAGCGGATCATGGCAGGTTTCGCCGACTGCATCGTCGCCGGCGGCGCCGAATCGATGACCATGATTCCCATGGGCGGCAACAAGTACAGTGCCAACCCGGGCCTGGTCAGTGACTGGCCGGAAACCTACGCCAGCATGGGCATCACCGCCGAGCTGGTGGCACAGCAGTACGGCATCAGCCGCGAGGACCAGGACGCCTTTGCCCTGGCCAGCCACCAGAAGGCGGCGGCGGCCATTGCCGAGGGGCGTTTCGAAGGCGAGATCATCCCGGTCGCGGTTGAACAGGTCGCCGTGGTCGGCAACAAGGTGCAGAAGCAGCTCGAAACGGTGACCATCGACGACGGCGTCCGCCAGGACACCACCCTGGAAGGGCTGGCGAAGCTGAAGCCGGTCTTTCGCCAGGACGGAACGGTGACCGCCGGCAACGCTTCGCAGATGACCGACGGCGCGGCGGCGGCGCTGGTCGTTTCCGAGCGTTTCCTCAAGGAGCTCGGCAAGGACCCCGTAGCCCGCTTCGTTGCCTTTGCCGTGCGCGGCGTACCGCCCGAGATCATGGGCATCGGCCCGGTCGAGGCGATTCCCGCCGCGCTGGAGATGGCCGGCCTGCAGCAGCGGGACATCGATCTGATCGAGCTGAACGAGGCCTTCGCCGCCCAGTCGCTGGCGGTGATCCGCAAGCTCGATCTCGATCCGGAGCGGATCAATGTCAACGGTGGCGCCATCGCTCTCGGCCATCCCCTCGGCTGCACCGGCGCCAAGCTGACCGCCACCCTGCTCAACGAGCTCGGCCGCCGCGGCGGTCGCTACGGCATGGTCTCCATGTGCATCGGCGGCGGCATGGGCGGCGCAGGGATTTTTGAGAAGCTGTAA
- a CDS encoding AMP-dependent synthetase/ligase, which produces MKKEVAAMPYVSVPGMLRWGAGEFRDRLATTYKKDGRWQSLTYGQFYQRVLMAARGLRKLGVGPGDKVAILSENRVGWIIADLGILTARAISVPIYATNTPEQVAYVLEHSGARIVFVSTRLQYEKLMAVRERLPQLEMVIAFERFIGDRSLPVFHLYQLSEISHPISAEEQAELEAEIDRIGRDDLLTLIYTSGTTGAPKGVMLTHGNFLVDAWLGLDRLQGRDKQETFLSFLPLSHVLERTAGYYAALMSGSRIVFAESIDKVVENMVEVKPTAMVSVPRLFEKIYSRIYENVHLMSPPKRQLFHRAIEVGREYVYRRYVERRPAGLLRARYRFYDRLIFSKIRQKFGGNMRFFISGGAPLDKTINEFMWIIGIPTFEGYGLTETSPAITLNSLDQIRFGSVGRPLDLTEVKLAEDGELLVRGPQLMKGYYRNEQATAEAMKDGWLHTGDIARIDEEGYVYIVDRKKELIVTAGGKNIAPQPLENELKLDKYISQAFVYGDRKPYLVALITPNMERLIELGHQKNLDYFDVEELVANEKVRAVFAERIAQLNAKLPSYETIKKFVLLPRDFSVEGGELTPTLKLKRKVIYEKYRERIEALYDQNGQSANSKNQQGDRQ; this is translated from the coding sequence TGGGCGCTGGCAGTCGCTCACCTACGGCCAGTTCTACCAGCGGGTTCTCATGGCCGCCCGCGGCCTGCGCAAGCTGGGCGTCGGGCCGGGAGACAAGGTGGCGATCCTCTCGGAAAACAGGGTGGGCTGGATCATCGCCGATCTCGGCATTCTGACGGCGCGGGCGATTTCGGTGCCGATCTACGCGACCAACACGCCGGAGCAGGTCGCCTATGTGCTCGAGCATTCCGGGGCGCGCATCGTCTTTGTCTCGACCCGCCTGCAGTACGAAAAGCTGATGGCGGTCAGGGAGCGGTTGCCGCAGCTGGAGATGGTCATTGCCTTCGAGCGGTTCATCGGCGACCGGAGTCTGCCGGTCTTTCATCTGTATCAGCTCTCGGAAATTTCCCATCCGATCAGCGCCGAAGAACAGGCCGAGCTGGAGGCGGAAATCGACCGGATCGGGCGGGATGATCTGCTGACGCTGATCTACACCTCGGGGACGACGGGGGCGCCCAAGGGGGTGATGCTCACCCATGGCAACTTTCTGGTCGATGCCTGGCTCGGCCTTGACCGGTTGCAGGGGCGGGACAAGCAGGAGACCTTTCTCAGCTTTCTGCCCCTGAGCCATGTGCTGGAACGGACGGCGGGCTATTACGCCGCCCTGATGAGCGGCAGCCGCATCGTCTTTGCCGAAAGCATCGACAAGGTGGTCGAGAACATGGTGGAGGTCAAGCCGACCGCGATGGTCAGTGTGCCGCGGCTGTTCGAGAAGATCTATTCGCGCATTTACGAAAATGTTCATCTGATGTCGCCGCCGAAGAGACAGCTGTTTCACCGGGCGATCGAGGTGGGGCGCGAATATGTCTACCGGCGCTACGTGGAGCGCCGGCCGGCCGGCCTGCTGCGGGCGCGGTACCGCTTCTACGACCGTCTGATCTTCTCCAAGATCCGCCAGAAATTCGGTGGCAACATGAGGTTTTTCATCTCCGGTGGCGCTCCTCTCGACAAGACGATCAACGAGTTCATGTGGATCATCGGCATTCCGACCTTCGAGGGCTACGGGCTGACCGAAACCAGTCCCGCCATCACCCTGAACAGTCTCGACCAGATCCGCTTCGGTTCGGTCGGCCGGCCGCTCGATCTGACCGAGGTCAAGCTGGCCGAGGACGGGGAGTTGCTGGTACGGGGGCCGCAGCTGATGAAGGGCTACTACAGGAACGAGCAGGCGACCGCCGAAGCGATGAAGGATGGCTGGCTCCATACCGGCGATATCGCCCGCATCGACGAAGAGGGCTATGTCTACATCGTCGACCGCAAGAAGGAACTGATCGTCACCGCCGGCGGCAAGAACATCGCTCCGCAGCCGCTCGAAAACGAACTGAAGCTCGACAAGTACATTTCCCAGGCCTTTGTCTACGGTGACCGCAAGCCCTACCTGGTGGCGCTGATTACGCCGAACATGGAGCGCCTGATCGAGCTCGGCCATCAGAAGAATCTCGACTATTTCGATGTCGAGGAGCTGGTCGCCAACGAAAAGGTGCGGGCGGTGTTCGCCGAGCGCATCGCCCAGCTCAATGCCAAGCTGCCGTCCTACGAGACGATCAAGAAGTTCGTGCTGCTGCCGCGTGACTTTTCGGTGGAGGGGGGCGAGCTCACCCCCACCCTGAAATTGAAGCGGAAGGTGATATACGAAAAATACCGGGAGCGGATCGAGGCCCTTTACGATCAGAACGGGCAGTCCGCCAATTCCAAGAACCAGCAAGGAGACAGACAATGA